In Streptomyces sp. NBC_00569, a single genomic region encodes these proteins:
- a CDS encoding FUSC family protein, translated as MGGTGGVPRVRLPVAYRAAARRSARVTVAAGAGFYLFLYGFGSTEAATYALFAAVSLAGLSHIPGTGRQRAAVVARLLPVSMVLITVGTYLSVQTWTATVGMLVIGFALAFSAVGGPRPAGAAPGLQLMYILPSFPPYDPGSLGARLAGASVGIVLLVLAEMFLLPDPPTVPYRELAARAADCARRCAEELTAPPYAVTARTAQEAQVASTSLRSSQVPEAERPAGPSVRARGLAHTGLATRTLLARLTTPPQPDPGPAESDVWLVVPRAVRDTARETADRLRGRATAADDAHAELLRARTALAAGAEADASPAALRRHAAVLELADAALAMSTAAAIAVRGRAGAAQAGPGRFWYARMNTPQLWWRRMVGHASSRSVFFQNAVRISLALAAARVIAGVDTLPHGFWVLLATLTLTRTTVRETRSTVRVALTGTLIGALIVAGLFTLVGTNIAVYAGVLPPLMLITFTLGPVKGIGWAQAMFTLVVALAFAQLAPATWQLAEFRLLNVLTGSAIGAVFGLLAWPRGAHDELRRSMAVLLRGAAENVVATTAQLTAGGVRAPVTAAPGHRSLLHSLGMAEAAYAQFQSEPKNLAAARPGQDARGSTGPHEPPGQDGPQDWQATLMAAHHTLWGADRLLVPPERTFAPPLELEPTAAVSRLGDRVAGRMLLVSARLDPCVDNPHAPVPLRDPDFDGFAVEPPGAPRVYYAAVSWLDALMTDLERITGEAESVSRGR; from the coding sequence ATGGGTGGTACCGGTGGCGTTCCCCGGGTCCGGCTGCCCGTCGCCTACCGGGCGGCGGCCCGCCGCTCCGCGCGGGTCACCGTGGCCGCCGGCGCCGGGTTCTACCTGTTCCTGTACGGCTTCGGCTCGACCGAAGCGGCGACCTACGCCCTGTTCGCCGCGGTGTCGCTCGCGGGACTGTCACACATCCCCGGGACGGGCCGGCAGCGTGCCGCCGTGGTGGCGCGACTGCTGCCGGTCAGCATGGTGCTGATCACCGTCGGCACCTACCTGTCGGTGCAGACCTGGACCGCGACGGTGGGGATGCTGGTGATCGGCTTCGCGCTGGCCTTCTCCGCGGTGGGCGGCCCACGCCCGGCGGGGGCCGCGCCCGGGCTCCAGCTGATGTACATCCTGCCGTCGTTCCCGCCCTACGACCCCGGCTCACTCGGCGCCCGGCTGGCCGGAGCCTCGGTGGGCATCGTGCTCCTCGTGCTCGCAGAGATGTTCTTGCTGCCGGATCCGCCCACCGTCCCCTACCGGGAGCTGGCCGCGCGGGCCGCCGACTGCGCCCGGCGGTGTGCCGAGGAGCTGACCGCGCCGCCGTACGCGGTCACCGCCCGGACAGCGCAGGAGGCCCAGGTCGCCAGTACCTCACTGCGGTCCTCGCAGGTACCGGAAGCCGAACGGCCGGCCGGGCCGAGCGTGCGGGCCCGGGGCCTGGCCCACACCGGCCTGGCCACTCGCACCCTGCTGGCACGGCTGACCACTCCCCCGCAGCCGGATCCCGGGCCGGCCGAGTCCGATGTCTGGCTGGTCGTACCGCGCGCGGTACGGGACACGGCCCGCGAGACGGCCGACCGCCTGCGGGGCCGGGCTACCGCCGCCGATGACGCGCACGCCGAGCTGCTGCGGGCCCGTACCGCCTTGGCCGCCGGCGCGGAGGCGGACGCCTCGCCGGCCGCGCTGCGCCGGCACGCGGCGGTGCTGGAGCTCGCGGACGCCGCACTGGCGATGTCCACGGCAGCCGCCATCGCCGTACGGGGCCGGGCTGGCGCGGCACAGGCGGGCCCGGGCCGGTTCTGGTACGCCCGGATGAACACGCCGCAACTGTGGTGGCGGCGGATGGTGGGACACGCGAGCAGCCGGTCAGTGTTCTTCCAGAACGCGGTACGGATCAGCCTGGCCCTCGCCGCGGCCCGCGTGATCGCGGGGGTGGACACGCTGCCGCACGGCTTCTGGGTGCTGCTGGCAACCCTGACCCTGACCCGGACCACCGTGCGGGAGACCCGGTCGACGGTACGGGTGGCGCTGACCGGGACTCTGATCGGCGCGCTGATCGTGGCCGGGCTGTTCACGCTCGTCGGGACGAATATCGCCGTGTACGCGGGCGTGCTGCCACCCCTGATGCTGATCACGTTCACGCTGGGGCCGGTCAAGGGCATCGGCTGGGCCCAGGCGATGTTCACGCTGGTGGTCGCCCTGGCGTTCGCACAGCTGGCGCCCGCGACCTGGCAGCTTGCCGAGTTCCGGCTGCTGAACGTACTGACCGGCAGCGCGATCGGCGCCGTCTTCGGGCTGCTCGCCTGGCCGCGAGGTGCCCACGACGAGCTGCGGCGGTCGATGGCGGTACTGCTGCGCGGTGCGGCCGAGAACGTGGTGGCGACCACGGCCCAGCTGACCGCGGGCGGGGTGCGGGCGCCGGTGACCGCCGCGCCGGGACACCGCTCGCTGCTGCACTCGCTGGGCATGGCCGAGGCAGCGTACGCGCAGTTCCAGAGCGAGCCGAAGAACCTGGCCGCCGCCCGCCCCGGCCAGGATGCACGAGGCTCAACAGGCCCCCATGAACCCCCCGGCCAGGACGGCCCCCAGGACTGGCAGGCAACCCTGATGGCCGCCCACCACACCCTGTGGGGAGCCGACCGGCTGCTGGTCCCGCCCGAGCGGACCTTCGCACCGCCCCTGGAGCTGGAGCCGACAGCGGCAGTGTCCCGCCTCGGAGACCGCGTCGCAGGGCGGATGCTACTGGTGTCGGCCCGGCTCGATCCGTGCGTCGACAACCCGCACGCCCCCGTGCCACTGCGAGACCCCGACTTCGACGGCTTCGCGGTGGAGCCACCGGGCGCGCCGCGGGTGTACTACGCGGCCGTCTCGTGGCTGGACGCGCTGATGACGGACCTGGAGCGGATCACCGGCGAGGCCGAATCCGTGTCCCGCGGCCGCTGA
- a CDS encoding DUF2127 domain-containing protein, with translation MKIDWDRRTCARRGHLTYAPQEQGLRERLRADTGLGEAWRCLRCGDFALGAPHGSGPAEDAPLVPRGKALRDLFILRFLAVERAVRGVFIVLVAIAVWKFSNSQNSVRQFFDEYLDVFRPVFRHFHYDLDHSPVVDTIQKTFDYKHSTLVIVAVALLVYALIEIVEGVGLWRARRWAEYLTVVATAAFLPLEIYELTEKVSWVKIATLTVNVLAVLYILLSKRLFGLRGGHAAFEAERHSASLLEVETTAGVAATV, from the coding sequence ATGAAGATCGACTGGGACCGGCGGACCTGTGCGCGCCGTGGTCACCTCACCTATGCGCCTCAGGAGCAGGGGCTGCGCGAGCGGCTGCGGGCCGACACCGGGCTGGGTGAAGCCTGGCGCTGTCTGCGCTGCGGGGACTTCGCGCTCGGCGCGCCGCACGGTTCGGGCCCTGCGGAAGACGCGCCTCTGGTGCCGCGCGGAAAGGCGCTGAGAGACCTGTTCATCCTGCGCTTCCTCGCGGTCGAACGGGCAGTGCGCGGAGTCTTCATCGTGCTGGTGGCGATCGCGGTCTGGAAGTTCAGTAACAGTCAAAACTCGGTCCGGCAGTTCTTCGACGAGTACCTCGACGTCTTCCGCCCGGTCTTCCGGCACTTCCACTACGACCTGGACCACTCGCCGGTCGTGGACACCATCCAGAAGACGTTCGACTACAAGCACTCCACACTGGTCATCGTCGCCGTGGCGCTGCTGGTCTACGCACTGATCGAGATCGTCGAGGGTGTCGGCCTCTGGCGGGCCAGGCGCTGGGCTGAGTACCTGACCGTGGTGGCGACAGCTGCCTTCCTGCCCCTGGAGATCTACGAACTCACCGAGAAGGTCAGCTGGGTGAAGATCGCCACCCTGACCGTCAACGTGCTCGCCGTGCTGTACATCCTGCTCAGCAAGCGGCTGTTCGGCCTGCGCGGCGGCCATGCCGCTTTCGAGGCCGAGCGGCACAGCGCTTCGCTGCTCGAAGTGGAGACCACGGCGGGAGTCGCCGCCACCGTGTGA
- a CDS encoding RNase A-like domain-containing protein: MDRHVEKTDCELRARLRSDKQIGGGSSFINEQAAQDLTDRAMIR; this comes from the coding sequence ATCGACCGGCACGTCGAGAAGACAGACTGCGAACTGCGTGCCCGACTGCGCTCCGACAAGCAGATCGGAGGTGGCTCCAGCTTCATCAACGAGCAGGCGGCCCAAGACCTCACCGACCGGGCCATGATCAGGTAA
- a CDS encoding DNA-directed RNA polymerase subunit alpha, protein MLIAQRPSLTEEVVDEFRSRFVIEPLEPGFGYTLGNSLRRTLLSSIPGAAVTSIRIDGVLHEFTTVPGVKEDVTDLILNIKQLVVSSEQDEPVVMYLRKQGPGLVTAADIAPPAGVEVHNPDLVLATLNGKGKLEMELTVERGRGYVSAVQNKQVGQEIGRIPVDSIYSPVLKVTYKVEATRVEQRTDFDKLIVDIETKQAMRPRDAMASAGKTLVELFGLARELNIDAEGIDMGPSPTDAALAADLVLPIEDLDLTVRSYNCLKREGIHSVGELVARSEADLLDIRNFGAKSIDEIKAKLAGMGLGLKDSPPGFAPTAAADAFGEEDDGDTGFVETEQY, encoded by the coding sequence GTGCTCATCGCTCAGCGTCCGTCCCTGACCGAAGAGGTCGTCGACGAGTTCCGCTCCCGGTTCGTGATCGAGCCGCTGGAGCCGGGCTTCGGTTACACCCTCGGCAACTCCCTGCGCCGGACCCTTCTTTCCTCGATCCCGGGTGCGGCGGTCACGTCCATCCGTATCGACGGTGTCCTGCACGAGTTCACCACCGTGCCGGGCGTCAAGGAAGACGTCACCGACCTCATCCTGAACATCAAGCAACTGGTCGTGAGCAGCGAGCAGGACGAGCCGGTCGTGATGTACCTGCGCAAGCAGGGCCCGGGTCTGGTCACCGCCGCCGACATCGCGCCCCCGGCCGGTGTCGAGGTGCACAACCCCGACCTCGTCCTCGCCACGCTCAACGGCAAGGGCAAGCTGGAGATGGAGCTGACCGTCGAGCGCGGTCGCGGCTACGTCTCCGCCGTCCAGAACAAGCAGGTCGGTCAGGAGATCGGGCGCATCCCGGTCGACTCGATCTACTCGCCGGTCCTCAAGGTCACGTACAAGGTCGAGGCGACCCGTGTCGAGCAGCGCACCGACTTCGACAAGCTGATCGTCGACATCGAGACGAAGCAGGCCATGCGTCCGCGTGACGCCATGGCGTCGGCCGGTAAGACCCTGGTCGAGCTGTTCGGTCTCGCCCGCGAGCTGAACATCGACGCCGAGGGCATCGACATGGGCCCGTCCCCCACGGACGCCGCCCTGGCCGCCGACCTCGTACTGCCGATCGAGGACCTCGACCTCACCGTCCGGTCGTACAACTGCCTCAAGCGCGAGGGCATCCACTCCGTGGGTGAACTCGTCGCCCGCTCCGAGGCGGACCTCCTCGACATCCGCAACTTCGGTGCGAAGTCCATCGACGAGATCAAGGCGAAGCTGGCCGGCATGGGTCTGGGCCTCAAGGACAGCCCGCCCGGATTCGCTCCGACCGCTGCCGCCGACGCCTTCGGCGAGGAGGACGACGGCGACACCGGGTTCGTGGAGACCGAGCAGTACTGA
- a CDS encoding isochorismatase family cysteine hydrolase, which translates to MTSESPYAPDETALLVVDPYNDFLSEGGKLWPRAKEVAEGVSLLDHMGTMLATARSQGFRVFIVPHHRTTPSDYVTWDYLSPTQQRIVTQQTFAEGSWGAEWHPDFQPLEDELVIGQHWASSGFANTDLDFMLKQHHIRKILLIGMRANTCVDTTARFGQELGYHVTLIRDAIAAFSWEEMTATFELNAPLYAHAVLTTEEFVDIVNGGAGKGSP; encoded by the coding sequence ATGACGTCTGAATCGCCGTACGCACCGGACGAAACCGCGCTTCTGGTCGTCGACCCGTACAACGACTTCCTTTCCGAGGGCGGCAAGCTGTGGCCCCGAGCGAAGGAAGTGGCGGAAGGCGTCTCACTGCTCGACCACATGGGCACCATGCTCGCGACGGCCCGCAGCCAGGGCTTTCGCGTCTTCATCGTGCCCCATCACCGGACGACGCCGAGCGACTACGTCACATGGGATTACCTGTCCCCGACACAGCAGCGCATCGTGACACAGCAGACCTTTGCCGAGGGCAGCTGGGGAGCCGAGTGGCACCCCGACTTCCAGCCCCTCGAGGACGAGCTCGTCATCGGCCAGCACTGGGCCTCGAGCGGTTTCGCCAACACCGACCTCGACTTCATGCTCAAGCAGCATCACATTCGGAAGATCCTGCTGATCGGTATGCGGGCCAACACCTGTGTGGACACCACCGCACGCTTCGGTCAGGAGCTGGGCTACCACGTCACCCTCATCCGCGACGCCATCGCCGCCTTCAGCTGGGAGGAAATGACAGCGACATTCGAACTCAACGCGCCCCTGTACGCCCACGCCGTCCTCACAACAGAAGAGTTCGTCGACATCGTGAACGGCGGGGCCGGCAAGGGCTCCCCATAG
- a CDS encoding SDR family oxidoreductase — MNGTDGGAGTAHGGLAGQTVVVVGGSAGIGLETARQVRAADGELVLVARNAERLKRAADELNPLSTAAFDAQDTDRLERFLGELPGQVDHVMVTAGSPSYTPLDDLDLAEAGRDFGGRIAMMLAVARAGRGKVRAGGTLLFIGGTGGRRPAPGMAVMGALTAALPALTANLALEVAPVRVNLIAAGFVDTPLSASLLGDQLESRREELRKLLPIGRVVGPADVAALAVHIMVNGALTGATYDIDGGQQLVAH, encoded by the coding sequence GTGAATGGGACCGATGGAGGAGCCGGTACAGCGCACGGGGGGCTGGCCGGGCAGACGGTCGTGGTCGTGGGAGGAAGCGCGGGCATTGGTCTGGAGACCGCGCGACAGGTGCGTGCAGCCGACGGTGAGCTGGTGCTCGTGGCGCGCAATGCCGAACGCCTCAAACGGGCGGCGGACGAATTGAACCCCCTGAGCACGGCCGCGTTCGACGCCCAGGACACCGACCGCCTGGAGCGCTTTCTCGGAGAGCTGCCCGGGCAGGTCGACCATGTGATGGTCACGGCCGGCAGCCCGTCGTACACCCCCCTCGACGACCTCGATCTGGCCGAGGCCGGGCGTGACTTCGGCGGGCGTATCGCGATGATGCTGGCGGTGGCGCGGGCCGGCCGGGGCAAGGTCAGGGCCGGGGGAACACTGCTGTTCATCGGTGGCACCGGCGGCCGGCGCCCCGCGCCCGGGATGGCCGTGATGGGCGCCCTCACCGCGGCGCTGCCGGCACTGACCGCCAACCTGGCACTGGAGGTCGCTCCGGTCCGGGTCAACCTGATCGCGGCCGGATTCGTGGACACGCCACTGTCGGCCTCACTCCTTGGCGACCAACTCGAGTCACGGCGGGAGGAGTTGAGGAAGTTGCTGCCCATTGGCCGGGTGGTCGGACCGGCGGATGTCGCCGCCCTCGCGGTGCACATCATGGTCAACGGCGCCCTCACCGGTGCCACGTACGACATCGACGGCGGCCAACAACTCGTCGCACACTGA
- a CDS encoding VOC family protein, whose translation MDMKLEIVVVPVSDVDRAKDFYTALGWRLDADIAPDEDFRVVQVTPPGSPASVIFGTSVTDRAPGSAQGLYLVVDDIEAAHEELMRGGADPSDVFHDAGGVFHHAGDDTRVPGPDPQRGSYGSFLSFSDPDGNGWFLQEITTRLPGRLDPATTSFASAEDLASALRRTAAAHGEHETRIGAEDPNWPDWYARYLVSEQAGTEPPS comes from the coding sequence ATGGACATGAAACTCGAGATCGTCGTAGTGCCGGTGTCCGACGTCGACCGAGCCAAGGACTTCTATACGGCGCTGGGCTGGAGACTCGACGCGGACATAGCCCCCGACGAGGATTTCCGGGTGGTGCAGGTGACACCGCCGGGTTCCCCGGCGTCGGTCATCTTCGGCACATCCGTCACCGATCGGGCCCCGGGCTCGGCTCAAGGTCTGTACTTGGTCGTCGACGACATCGAGGCGGCCCACGAGGAGCTGATGCGGGGCGGCGCCGACCCGAGCGATGTGTTTCACGACGCCGGCGGCGTCTTCCACCACGCCGGCGATGACACCCGGGTGCCCGGCCCTGATCCACAACGCGGCAGCTATGGCTCCTTCCTCTCGTTCAGCGACCCGGACGGCAACGGCTGGTTCCTGCAGGAGATCACCACACGGCTTCCGGGACGGCTGGACCCCGCGACCACATCGTTCGCCTCGGCCGAGGACCTGGCGAGCGCCCTACGGCGGACCGCAGCGGCTCACGGCGAGCACGAGACGCGCATCGGCGCGGAGGACCCGAACTGGCCGGACTGGTACGCGCGATACCTGGTGAGCGAGCAGGCCGGGACGGAACCGCCGTCGTGA
- a CDS encoding FadR/GntR family transcriptional regulator, with protein MNLSDSQTGGSVPRRVSAMEAVLTHLRSAIERGEYAIGDKLPSEAELCRRLEVSRPVLREALRALQVMGLTVSRTGKGTFVVANAVEDPTFGDYAASDLLEVRRHVEIPVAGYAATRRTPENLDHLAHLMERMERETDTTAWVAMDTIFHIAVAEASQNPVFRRVIEEIRDALARQSAFLNELGDRREQSNREHRAIVEALVDGSEHDAVEAMAHHLDRVETTLTSIVRPERPDSPTEGGPQA; from the coding sequence GTGAACCTGTCAGACAGCCAGACAGGTGGCTCGGTGCCGCGGCGCGTCAGCGCCATGGAAGCGGTACTCACCCACCTCCGCAGCGCCATCGAGCGCGGCGAGTACGCCATCGGCGACAAGCTCCCCTCCGAGGCGGAGCTCTGCCGCCGCCTCGAAGTCAGCCGCCCGGTGCTCCGCGAAGCTTTGCGCGCCCTGCAGGTGATGGGACTGACCGTGTCCCGTACCGGCAAGGGCACCTTCGTCGTGGCCAACGCCGTCGAGGACCCCACCTTCGGCGACTACGCGGCCAGCGACCTGCTCGAGGTGCGCCGGCACGTCGAGATCCCGGTCGCCGGGTATGCGGCGACGCGGCGGACCCCGGAGAACCTCGACCACCTCGCCCATCTCATGGAACGGATGGAGCGGGAGACCGACACCACGGCGTGGGTCGCGATGGACACGATCTTCCACATTGCCGTGGCCGAGGCCTCTCAGAACCCGGTCTTCCGCCGGGTCATCGAGGAGATCCGGGACGCGCTGGCCCGCCAGTCGGCCTTCCTGAACGAGCTCGGCGACCGCCGTGAGCAGTCCAACCGCGAGCACCGCGCCATCGTCGAGGCGCTGGTCGACGGGAGCGAGCACGACGCGGTGGAGGCCATGGCCCACCACCTCGACCGCGTCGAAACCACCCTCACCTCCATCGTGCGCCCCGAGCGCCCGGACTCACCCACAGAAGGCGGACCCCAGGCGTGA
- a CDS encoding amino acid permease, whose amino-acid sequence MSERSLQEDAIQEARTTPAAGPAKHVDAGDAGYSKSLKSRHVNMIAIGGAIGTGLFLGAGGRLADAGPSLFVAYAVCGVFAFLVVRALGELVLYRPSSGAFVSYAREFLGEKGAYVAGWMYFLNWATTGIADITAVALYTHYWGMFSDIPQWVIALIALAVVLTVNLISVKMFGELEFWFAIIKVSALVVFMLIGIFLLVTQHPVDGHHPGPSLITDNGGIFPSGLLPMLLIIQGVVFAYASVELVGVAAGETENPEKIMPKAINSIMWRVGLFYVGSVVLLSMLLPWTSYSAAQSPFVTVLSHIGIPAAGGVMNLVVLTAAMSSLNSGLYSTGRILRSMAVSGSAPRFTGVMSRSQVPYGGILLTSGICVLGVGLNFVVPADAFEIVLNFAAIGILSTWGMIMLCHLLFWRKTQNGELSRPGYRLPGSPWTEIVTIGFLVSVLVLMYADGGAGRTTVLCLPLIVAALVAGWYGVRRRVAAVRVGTDR is encoded by the coding sequence GTGAGCGAACGATCCCTTCAAGAAGACGCGATACAAGAGGCCCGGACGACCCCGGCGGCAGGCCCTGCCAAACACGTCGACGCCGGAGACGCGGGCTACAGCAAGTCCCTGAAGTCCCGGCACGTCAACATGATCGCCATCGGCGGCGCCATCGGCACCGGCCTCTTCCTGGGCGCGGGCGGCCGTCTCGCCGATGCGGGCCCTTCCCTCTTCGTCGCCTATGCGGTCTGCGGCGTCTTCGCCTTCCTCGTCGTGCGGGCGCTGGGCGAACTCGTCCTGTACCGGCCGTCCTCCGGTGCCTTCGTCTCGTACGCCCGTGAGTTCCTCGGCGAGAAGGGCGCCTACGTCGCCGGCTGGATGTACTTCCTCAACTGGGCCACCACCGGTATCGCCGACATCACCGCTGTCGCCCTCTACACCCATTACTGGGGCATGTTCTCCGACATTCCGCAGTGGGTGATCGCGCTCATCGCTCTCGCCGTCGTACTCACCGTGAACCTCATCTCGGTGAAGATGTTCGGCGAACTGGAATTCTGGTTCGCGATCATCAAGGTCAGCGCTCTCGTGGTCTTCATGCTGATCGGCATCTTCCTGCTGGTCACGCAGCACCCCGTGGACGGCCACCACCCCGGCCCGTCCCTGATCACCGACAACGGCGGCATCTTCCCGAGCGGCCTGCTGCCGATGCTGCTGATCATCCAGGGCGTCGTCTTCGCCTACGCCTCCGTCGAACTGGTCGGCGTCGCCGCGGGCGAGACCGAGAACCCCGAGAAGATCATGCCGAAGGCGATCAACTCGATCATGTGGCGCGTCGGTCTCTTCTACGTCGGCTCCGTGGTCCTGCTGTCCATGCTGCTGCCCTGGACCTCCTACAGCGCCGCCCAGAGCCCCTTCGTCACCGTGCTGTCCCACATCGGCATCCCCGCAGCAGGCGGCGTCATGAACCTCGTAGTCCTCACCGCGGCCATGTCGTCCCTCAACTCCGGTCTGTACTCCACCGGCCGCATCCTGCGTTCCATGGCGGTGTCCGGCTCGGCCCCGAGGTTCACCGGCGTGATGAGCCGCAGCCAGGTCCCCTACGGCGGCATCCTGCTCACCAGCGGCATCTGCGTCCTCGGTGTCGGCCTCAACTTCGTCGTCCCCGCCGACGCGTTCGAGATCGTGCTGAACTTCGCGGCGATCGGCATCCTCTCCACCTGGGGCATGATCATGCTCTGCCACCTGCTGTTCTGGCGGAAGACCCAGAACGGCGAGCTGTCCCGGCCGGGCTACCGGCTGCCCGGCTCGCCCTGGACCGAGATCGTCACCATCGGCTTCCTCGTCTCCGTGCTCGTGCTGATGTACGCCGACGGGGGCGCGGGACGTACCACCGTGCTGTGCCTGCCACTGATCGTCGCGGCTCTCGTCGCCGGCTGGTACGGGGTGCGCCGCCGGGTCGCCGCCGTGCGCGTCGGAACAGACCGGTGA
- a CDS encoding asparaginase has translation MNQVVNQAVKYGSSVAEAPAIREPLHAPVAQLVRGGVIEGIHYGSVVVLAADGNVDLQIGDIEAAFYPRSALKPLQAVAMVRAGLPLDGELLSLTAASHSGEDRHLAGTRRILELAALPEDALRNVPDLPFDPVVREAWVREGRLPSRLAQNCSGKHAAMLMTAQLNGWSLDDYLDPAHPLQQAIAESVEHLTGQAIAQVTVDGCGAPLFSISLHGLARAAARITTAAPGTPEAQVADAMREHAEMASGSGRDVGALMRAVPGLLTKDGFEGVQVAALPDGRAVAVKIADGADRARVPVTAAALARCGIDPSVLAEFAGAPLLGGGAVVGSIRPTRALNPLAAATPYGTCA, from the coding sequence ATGAATCAGGTAGTGAACCAAGCAGTGAAGTACGGCAGTTCGGTGGCCGAGGCTCCCGCGATACGCGAACCTCTCCACGCCCCGGTCGCCCAGCTCGTGCGCGGCGGGGTCATCGAGGGCATCCACTACGGCTCGGTCGTCGTCCTGGCCGCCGACGGCAACGTGGACCTCCAGATCGGCGACATCGAGGCCGCCTTCTACCCCCGTTCGGCACTCAAGCCGCTGCAGGCCGTGGCCATGGTGCGCGCCGGACTGCCGCTGGACGGCGAGCTGCTGTCGCTGACCGCGGCCAGCCACTCCGGCGAGGACCGGCACCTCGCCGGCACCCGGCGCATCCTGGAGCTGGCCGCACTGCCCGAGGACGCCCTGCGCAACGTCCCGGACCTGCCCTTCGACCCGGTGGTCCGGGAGGCCTGGGTACGCGAGGGGCGCCTCCCCTCCCGGCTCGCGCAGAACTGCTCCGGCAAGCACGCGGCGATGCTGATGACCGCGCAGCTCAACGGTTGGTCGCTCGACGACTACCTGGACCCGGCGCACCCCCTGCAGCAGGCCATCGCCGAGAGCGTCGAGCATCTCACCGGCCAGGCGATCGCCCAGGTGACCGTCGACGGCTGCGGCGCGCCCCTCTTCTCCATCTCACTGCACGGGCTGGCACGCGCCGCCGCCCGGATCACCACCGCGGCCCCGGGCACGCCCGAGGCACAGGTGGCCGACGCGATGCGCGAGCACGCCGAGATGGCCTCCGGCTCGGGCCGCGACGTCGGCGCGCTGATGCGCGCCGTGCCGGGGCTCCTCACCAAGGACGGCTTCGAAGGCGTCCAGGTCGCGGCCCTGCCGGACGGCCGTGCCGTCGCCGTGAAGATCGCCGACGGCGCCGACCGGGCGCGCGTCCCGGTGACCGCCGCCGCCCTGGCCCGCTGCGGCATCGATCCGTCCGTGCTCGCCGAGTTCGCGGGCGCACCGCTCCTCGGCGGCGGGGCGGTGGTCGGCAGTATCCGGCCGACCCGCGCCCTGAACCCGCTCGCGGCTGCCACGCCGTACGGCACCTGCGCCTGA